The Nicotiana tomentosiformis chromosome 2, ASM39032v3, whole genome shotgun sequence genome includes the window caatataataaaagcagtacaagtaataactcaaagatatgatgctcagctcgtttacAGTtatggaaaataggcatgcttttcaggtataacagcaAAACCTAAATCTTTCACCGaagtcaccaaaatatgagtatataagaaaactatgattttttcccaaaaactttcaacaacagataagatatttcattatcagatagcatgaggaaagtacatctctatgcctaaatGTCAATGTGCATATGAATTCATGAATGTCATAATATCGTATaacatgaggaaatacatctctatacctacatgcaagcatgcatgtcaaatgcaatgcatcacaatgataaaCCCATGCACTCACACtcccagagtactcaatctcactgtctcacactcctactcatcacactcaatcaatCAGCACACTCAATTACTCAGCACTGtatggtacctgcgctcactgctggtatgtcagactccagaggggcagatcctgcccaagtgctaatataaagctaatatggACTGCTGCAACAtgaagcccgatcccataaataataataaagactataagacctgttgcggcgtgcaaccctatccatataataataatatatataaaaccaatatggcctgctgcggcgtgaaTATGacatgcaaatgaatgaatatgaccggGTACATAAtttcaatttaagcaaataactcaacaatagaaataacctcagtgggtcccaacagaataagcatatagtctaaacaggattcacaactcatataatcaaacaagtagggagaacatggatgtaacaagatataacagCAAAATAAGTTCGGTCATAGTCTAATAGTCAACTAGAATTATGATTTCcccggtgcacacccacacgctcgtcacctggcatgtgcgtcacctcaatacatctcttataacatagttcccagggttaaataccctcaaatccaagtttagatatgttacttacctcgaacaagccaaatccaataccgagcaagccaaacaatactctagaaatgccatctcaCGCGTAACAACCACTTAAtgactcgaaactaaccaaaagaaactcaaaaacataaaataatgccaaaggaaacaatccTAATCAATAAAGgctgaatctttaatcaaaagctcaAAGTCATCCAAAAGGTCAAACCCATGCTCGCACCTCAGAactcaacaaaagtcacaaaatccgataacccattcaattacgagtccaaccatactagtttcactcaaatccgactccgaatcaatgttcaaaactcaaaaattcactttagaaaagtttagacaaaaaccccacAAATCctctttgaaatcatcaatcaaatgccaaaaatgaagataaattcatgaaatgtaatcaaaACCGATTAGAAAACActaaccccaatccatatggtgaaaatcgcctccaaaatcgcccaaatccgagctccccaactcaaaatgtgttaaaatgaacaaaaccctcgatttaTAACTTCTGCCCAGctatttttcgcatttgcgaataaaaGGCTGTTTCTGCGGTGTCGGTTCTGCGACAAATCTCCCACTTCTGCGAAAACCACTGAAAACCCGTCCATTCGCACTAGCAGACAAGGTCACACTTCTTCACAATCGCATGTGCGATATCAACCCACACTTCTGCGCGTTATTCGCTTATGCACTCCAAGCCGCCGTATCTGTGCCATCGCATATGCATTGAGTCCTCCGCGTCTGCGGACTCCTGCTCCTAGCTCCACTCTCTGCTTCTGCGTCTCCATTtctgcttttgcggctccgcacctatgCCCATAGCTCTGCAGGTTCGGTCACACAAGAATACATGCCAAACCAGCATAgtcaaaatgatctgaacctcgtccaaaactcatccgatcccctcgggaccccgtctgaatataaaatgttccataacataacacggagttgcccgatgcctcaaatcatacataacaacatcaaaactacgaatcacaccttaaatcgaacttaataaacttttgaactttcaactttcacaACTCGTGTTGAACCATataaaatcaactcggaatgatcccaaattttgcacacaagttccaaatgacataacgaagctattctaattcccaAAACCACAATCTTAACCCGGCATTATCAAGTgcaattcccggtcaaacttatgaacataccaaaccttcaaattgccaactttcgccaaatagtgccgaaacattctagaaacctccaaatgcaaattcgagcatacgcccaagtccaaaatcactatcctgacctaacagaaccatcaaaactcctacccgaggtcaaatactcaaaagtcaaatttggtcaactcttccaaattaaagcttcctagttgagaatcattcttccaaatcaattctaaaTCACCTGagaaccaaaactgacgattcacacatatcataatacatcatacgaagctactcaagactttaaatagctgaatagaatgcaaatgctcaaaacgaccagttgggtcgttacactgtcagggttcgcaaatgcgatccatgGTCCGTAATTGCGAGGGTTGGCAAATGCGAACCTTGTGTCGCAAATGTTATAACTGCAGCTGGTACAAAGGGCTGAGAGACAGGATTTTTCAacacattctctcattttagaaccctagactcggtaggaggcattttggagaggggattttcatctacaaactatGTGTAAGCGAttataatctatttctaatcatattccatcaatatatcttagattttaacatcataatcatgtgaatcaaagtgaaaattgtgtaacttagtcaagtttttgaaaaataagaacttgagatttgagagtcgatttggactcggattttgaaactaatcacatataagaactcgtgaggtcatgggtagtcggaatatATCATTGGATCCGAGTTTGGACCGGGCGACCCCCAGGTTGACTCTTGTTGATTTTTGGGAGaagtgtaaagatcataactttatttattgtaattgatttcccttccattgtttgatgatatcaagtcgattttggttagatttgagttgtatggaggcaaattttaggggaaaagctatttacgagggttgaattggcctagttgaggtatgtatcttacctaactttttgtgggggaactaccccttaggatttggggttgattgtgtcatttgtgctatgtgaatgccgtgtacgcaaggtgacttgtgggtacacgggttgtatgtTGTAATTGACcaatttaggctacttagactctttccatgctttaattgaattgtcatatcatgttctaaattctcatagtcaatctattcttaactatgttagtctatccttacatgacTTAAATGACTTTGTTAATAGTTTTTCTGCATCCTACTTTATAATTTgctcttatgctttagttgaacttgtttccTCTTTTATGGTAACATGttgtctctttcattgttgattgtcattgtttgaagtcattgtacatgtcatctctttcattgttaattatcattatttgaagttattgttacaaGTTATCTCTTTTTTTTCTATTATTCTTATTTGCAGTCATGTTATCTTTTCCACTGTGAGTCATTTGTATTTGGTTTTGTGGTTACACATAatctttctcattgttgagttattggtgttgaaattGTGAAAGTcgtatcacattgaggcgaagttgttaattattgagatatCTCTCTTGTTGAGGATTTTACattcattattattgttgatattcttgtacacattgtggtggagccatgggctattgttgtgaaaatattgatattgttgattgctggcaagttgtgacatatgggAACTTGTGGtgcgggttgttattgttgtgtgaTATTGACGCGCAAGCAGCGGTATAAGGCTAGAGGTTAATGTGCATCTGGAggcataaggtgggacttatgtgtgtgttgcttgtaagggaatCACGTGAAGCTACGCAGcttcataaggtgggctaaagtgcgtgtagctatttcgggaaaattattttcaaaactatttaaatgtaaggcccACGCGGCGGTATAAAGAAAGATTTGTGATTGAGATTGTAAATTGtgaatacgaggcagtacctggattgtgattcttgatatatacgaggcggtacctcggttgtgattcttgttgtttatctcgcATTGTAAAGAGTTATTTGGTGGGAACACTTCTTGTtattttgttcttccttgttctatAAGTTATTGTCTATATATGAACATTGTGGTTCTTGTGAATTGCTTTCCTTATGTTACCTTTATGCTTACAATCCTTTCATTAGTCTATGTTATTAACTTGCTTCAAATTACTTATTGCTCTGATTTCCATTAAATCCTGTTATTATGTTTTCATTCTATttattatatcctagtaggtatcttgacatggccttgtcactactctatagaggtttaggcttgatacttactgggtatcgttagggtgtactcatactatgcttctgcacatctttttgtgtagattcaGGCATGTCTGCCCATGTGGGATGCTAGAGTTGATTTGAGTTGCTGCGTTTAgatacttcaaggtatacctactccacgtccgcaggcctcgaagtATCCTTCTATTTTAAACATTCCacattttctttcttgtttcaaACATTATTGTAGTTCGAGACTTGTAGTACcatcttgtagagcttatgactccgttccaccaggttttgggaagagtGTTGGCTATtgtattgttgagttatttattataGTATGAAGGTTTTAATTTGAAGCTTTTGTAGTATTTCCGCTTTTTCtctatgcatgttaggcttacctagtcgtagagactaagtgccatcacgacatcctacggagggagattggggtcttgacaagttggtatcagagttctaggttcataggtgttacgagttaTAAGcaagtttattagagtcttgtggatcggcaCAAAgatgtctgcacttatcttcgagaggctacggaactgataggaaaacttcacttctttgatttcttatcgcgcgaattggttgactttgagaactaaatctttgactttctaaTCTCTCACAGATGTTGAGGACATGCATTGCTGGATCCAACGATCAGATAACCGCGTCCCCTGCTATAGCCACGAGATGTCGGTGCTGGGGCAGAGGCTGAGAAGGGggacgtggtgcagctagagcaacTGCCCGAGCTGCGACAGATGAGCCGCTAGTAACTCCGGTTGGGGGGCAGGCACCCGAGGTGCCTGTTGCCACCCGTGCACTACAGGAGACcctcgcacaattcttgtgcatgttcggcaccttagctcaggcggggttgattccacttataccagccacatctcatgatgggggaggagctcagacttctatggcccgtaccccagagcagcgggtccatgttgatcaggtcctagaggttataccaatatagcctgttattccggttcagcccaagattagggcagcaacatctaaGGAGGAGcatcttagacttgagaggtttaagaagtatCACCCTCATACTTtaagtggtttggcttcagatgaCGCACATGATTTTTTAGAGGAGTGccaccatattctccgcaccatgggtattgtggagatgagtggggttacttttactatattccagctatcgggagcagcatatcagtggtggcggatTTACGAGGAGGGTAGCACAGCCGAtatagcttcacttacatggactcgatTTTCAGAGTTATTCTTAAAAGAGTTTGTTCCTCATacccttagggatgcatggcgcacggagtttgagcagatGCGCCAGGGTGCaatgacagtgtcagagtatgctgttcgattcagtgatttgtccagacatgcacctgccttggtttctactatcagagagcgagtctgtcaatttatcgaggggcgcaactatggtattagatttcAGCATGACTCGAGAGTTAGAGACAAATAccccatatcagcaggtggtagagatttcCCGAAgtttggagggtatgcggggccgtgagagagaggacagggaggcctcGAGGTGCTGGAGGATTATGTGGTGGTTACCCTGCAACTACAGCCTATCATGGCAGAGGCTATGTGAGTCATCCAGTTCACtcagcacttctagcttctagtggtgctctggTTATTCtgaggtctcaggttgcacactttgctcaaccacattctagtgcacctcctgcacggggtgccttcagcggtcagtctagcCGACCAGGCTCGAGCTTGTCCCAGCAGCCATATCCACTTAGAGCTTGCTTTGAGTATGGTGATACCcgtcacatggttagagactgccccagaatcaggaggggtgcacctccacagactactcaggctctacGGATTCAGTTAGGTCCatagacttctcaggccatggttgCTGCCCAGTTACCGCTCCACCCACACAGCTAGCTAGGGGAGGGGGATAGAagggtagaggttgccctagagggggaggactATCCAAATTCTATACTTTTTTgggtaggacggaggcagttgcttcGGACatagtcattacaggtatggttccaGTTTTctatagagatgcatcggtcttatttgatacgggatccacttattcatatgtgtcatcttactttgctctgtatttggaatatctcgtgattctttgagttctcctgtttatgtgtccatgcctgtgggagattctattgttttGGACCGTATGTATCagttgtgtttagttgttattggtggttttgagataagtgtttatttatttttacttagcatagtagactttgatgttatcttggacaTGGACTGATTGTCACCCTATCATGatattctagattatcacgccaagactatgacattggctatgctaggtttgccatgattagagtggaggggtgaattggattatgttcctagcatggttgtgtcatttctaaaggctcagtggatggttgagaaggggtgtgatacttatctagcctttgtgagagatgtcagtacagatactcctaccgttgagtcagttccagtagttagagacttcccagatgtatttccaacagatcttccaagcatgccacccgatagggatatcaattttggtattgacttgttgccgggcactcagcccatttctattccaccatattgtatggccccagctgagttaaaagagttAAAGGAGTAGTTGCAAGAGTTAAGGGTTTCAtacggcctagtgtgtcaccgttgggtgctccggtcttgtttgtgaagaagaaggatagttctattcGCATGTGTATTggttatcggcagttgaacaaggttacagtgaagaacatgtatttattaccatgcattgatgacttatttgatcatctaCATGATGCCagagtgttttcaaagattgatttgcggtcagttTATCAGCACTTGAAGATTTGGGATCCAGATATTtggaagactgcctttaggactcggtatggtcactacgagctccttgtgatgtcatttgggctgaccaatgccccaacag containing:
- the LOC138906067 gene encoding uncharacterized protein, which encodes MGIVEMSGVTFTIFQLSGAAYQWWRIYEEGSTADIASLTWTRFSELFLKEFVPHTLRDAWRTEFEQMRQGAMTVSEYAVRFSDLSRHAPALVSTIRERVCQFIEGRNYGIRFQHDSRVRDKYPISAGGRDFPKFGGGYVSHPVHSALLASSGALVILRSQVAHFAQPHSSAPPARGAFSGQSSRPGSSLSQQPYPLRACFEYGDTRHMVRDCPRIRRGAPPQTTQALRIQLGP